In the genome of Deltaproteobacteria bacterium, the window CTCGTCGGCAACGTGGATGAGCCTTTTGTAAAATCGTCTCTGATCCGCCCCCGCCTTGTCCCCGCCGACGAGCAGAACGGCCTGTCGTCTGGGGTCGAAGGCGAACGCCACCCGCCAGACCTCTTTCTCCCAGTTGAAGCGGAGTTCCTTCATGTTGGGATATTTCGAACCGCTGAGCGTATCCACCGTCGGCCGTCCGAGATTCGGGCCATAGTCCCCGAGCAAGATCGCATGGGCGAGAAGTTCATCCTGTAGCCCCTCGTCGAGAGCCTTGAACTCCTCGTCAAACTCGTCGTGGAAGACCACCTCCCACTTCATGATCATATTATGGACTCCGTTCCATATGCAGTAAAGGCCATATTCATCGGTTTGGAGTTCGCCCGGGATTCTCCGTCGCGTCCCCCGCGGGCTCCGCGCGCAGGAGCGGAGGCCCCCAACAGAGGGCCGAAGCCCGAGCACGGAGACCGCACACTCACGCGCCGACGGGTTGACCTTGCTCTTGCCTCGGGGGTCGCGGTAGGGACGCCCGTTACCGGGCGCCCCCCGCACAGATCCGTACGTGAGGGACTACCTCATACGGCTCCTGCCTCAGGTCGTGACGTGTAAGCGCTTCCAAGGATGTGGATGCAGGATTCGCGGCGGAGGCAGCCAACGGTCTGCGATGCCCTTCATCCGACTCCGGGTCACGCGGCCCTTCTGGCTACGCCTTGCGAGAGCATGCAGCCAGAGTTCGACCACCCGTCGGCGAAACGACAAGAGCACCGGGTAACTGTAGGGAACGGCAAAGTAGCCATACCATCCCCGCAGTACCGTTTGCAGCCACTGGCCCACCTCCGGGAGAGGATCGTGCCTCCGCCGCCGGAGCTGTTCCTTTATCTCCTTGAGCTTGGCGTGTCTCCTCTTCCTCTTCGGCCTTCGGATCACCGTGAACAGCTTCCTTCTGCTCTTGCCGCATATGTGCGTAAAGCCCAGAAAGTCGAAGGTCTTCGGTTTTCCTTCCCCACGTTTCTTTCGATTCTCCGAAGCGTGGCGGCCGAACTCGATCAAGCGTGTCTTCTCCTCGTGCAGTTCCAGGTTGAACTTCCGGAGCCTGTCGCGGAGTTCCTTCAAGAAGCGCTCTCCATCCGAGCGTCGCTGGAAGCCGACCACAAAGTCGTC includes:
- a CDS encoding type II toxin-antitoxin system RelE/ParE family toxin, whose protein sequence is MKWEVVFHDEFDEEFKALDEGLQDELLAHAILLGDYGPNLGRPTVDTLSGSKYPNMKELRFNWEKEVWRVAFAFDPRRQAVLLVGGDKAGADQRRFYKRLIHVADERFGRHLTHLSAERKSRKGKETGRGKKS
- a CDS encoding RNA-directed DNA polymerase codes for the protein MGSISPLLANIYLNYALDLWADRWRRQQARGNMIIVRYADDFVVGFQRRSDGERFLKELRDRLRKFNLELHEEKTRLIEFGRHASENRKKRGEGKPKTFDFLGFTHICGKSRRKLFTVIRRPKRKRRHAKLKEIKEQLRRRRHDPLPEVGQWLQTVLRGWYGYFAVPYSYPVLLSFRRRVVELWLHALARRSQKGRVTRSRMKGIADRWLPPPRILHPHPWKRLHVTT